A genomic segment from Microbulbifer elongatus encodes:
- a CDS encoding alpha-amylase family glycosyl hydrolase, producing the protein MNKSYLALAALLLGTSSMAQAEWFLRGTHNHWQADQMQDVGSNTMLADDVVFTTAGEIKFDRWGDWSENYGANGQLNGNNIPVAAGTWDIKFYTDTHDYHIIPADDPVTPAATLHLRGTHNGWAAGDLLTRIGDSDEYEACRNFTSGDGNGGPRFKIDPSGSWAGSQFPAQDATASGWTHIVANGESNSLVSITVDLDENCGTAPQDSDGDGVPDGADLCPNTPAGATVDADGCEVEQPVLSDFRNRSMYFVFVDRFANGDPSNDNGNNPAATSSTKSAGGLSEWKKYWGGDIQGLIDKLDYLEALGVTAIWVTPLNDNIDNSGSDGAYHGYWGRDFYEVDEHLGDWALVDQLDAEMEARGMKLVLDIALNHSNQDDQYEFGALYKEGTFITDVNQDNGTWYHHNGAIADCGDSDPSTTCGGEWDDPWSFTNKTLFNLTDFNHGFNSNSAADQYLIDAAIKWMSHGVDAFRIDAIKHIEPNFINRFSQAVRAVDPNVYIFGEWYGAGAGESLSMTFLNENRGSELLDFQLRNNIEAAIAGDITMTQLNTHIESRAGAMGNRESWQPIFLDNHDATRTSVFLQTTGPVDNGRTGKGFSKALADARQNLGMALVMTLPGIPTIYYGSEQNSTWFAANGDGQVGHDPYNREGMPSFSETTQAFQLISALANLRAQSPALASGSYNERWVNQDILVFERIQGSDAVMVAVNRGGSTSINVSNLALADGQYSSLVGSDSVSVSGGSAVLNLDANEVIVLH; encoded by the coding sequence ATGAACAAGAGTTACCTGGCCCTGGCGGCACTGCTGCTGGGTACGAGTTCTATGGCGCAGGCAGAATGGTTCCTGCGCGGCACCCACAACCACTGGCAAGCGGATCAGATGCAGGATGTCGGCAGCAACACCATGCTCGCCGACGATGTGGTCTTCACCACCGCCGGCGAGATCAAATTCGACCGCTGGGGAGACTGGAGTGAAAACTATGGTGCCAATGGGCAGTTGAACGGCAATAACATTCCGGTCGCTGCCGGCACCTGGGACATCAAGTTCTACACCGATACCCACGACTATCACATTATTCCGGCGGACGACCCGGTAACCCCCGCAGCCACCCTGCACCTGCGCGGGACGCACAATGGCTGGGCCGCCGGTGACCTGCTTACGCGGATCGGTGACAGCGATGAATACGAAGCCTGTCGCAACTTCACTAGCGGTGACGGCAACGGTGGCCCGCGCTTCAAAATCGATCCCAGCGGCAGCTGGGCCGGGAGTCAGTTCCCCGCACAAGATGCCACCGCCAGTGGCTGGACCCATATTGTCGCCAATGGCGAGAGCAACAGCCTTGTGAGCATCACCGTGGATCTCGACGAAAACTGTGGCACAGCTCCCCAGGATAGCGATGGCGACGGCGTGCCGGACGGCGCAGACCTTTGCCCCAACACCCCTGCTGGTGCCACTGTGGATGCCGATGGCTGCGAAGTGGAGCAGCCGGTACTGAGCGATTTCCGCAACCGCAGCATGTACTTCGTATTTGTGGACCGCTTCGCCAATGGCGACCCCAGTAACGACAACGGCAACAATCCGGCCGCAACCTCCAGCACCAAATCCGCCGGCGGCCTGTCCGAGTGGAAAAAATACTGGGGGGGCGACATTCAGGGCCTGATCGACAAGCTCGACTATCTGGAAGCGCTCGGCGTTACCGCTATCTGGGTCACTCCGCTGAACGACAATATCGACAATTCAGGATCGGATGGGGCCTACCACGGCTACTGGGGGCGCGACTTCTACGAAGTGGACGAGCACCTGGGGGACTGGGCGCTGGTGGATCAGCTGGATGCGGAAATGGAAGCGCGCGGTATGAAGCTCGTGCTGGATATCGCCCTCAACCACTCCAACCAGGACGATCAGTACGAGTTTGGCGCACTCTATAAAGAGGGCACTTTTATCACCGATGTGAATCAGGATAACGGTACCTGGTATCACCACAACGGCGCTATCGCCGACTGCGGTGACAGTGACCCATCCACCACCTGTGGTGGCGAATGGGACGACCCCTGGTCTTTCACCAACAAGACCCTGTTCAACCTCACCGACTTCAACCACGGGTTTAACAGCAATAGCGCGGCAGATCAGTACCTGATTGATGCTGCGATCAAGTGGATGAGTCACGGCGTGGATGCCTTCCGTATCGATGCCATCAAGCATATTGAGCCCAACTTCATCAATCGCTTCAGTCAGGCCGTACGCGCGGTCGACCCGAATGTGTATATCTTCGGAGAGTGGTACGGCGCCGGTGCCGGTGAAAGCCTGTCGATGACCTTCCTCAATGAGAACCGCGGCTCCGAGCTGTTGGACTTCCAGCTGCGCAACAACATCGAAGCGGCCATTGCCGGCGATATCACCATGACCCAGCTGAACACGCACATCGAGTCGCGCGCGGGGGCCATGGGCAATCGGGAAAGCTGGCAGCCCATCTTCCTCGACAACCACGACGCGACGCGCACCAGTGTGTTCCTGCAGACTACCGGCCCGGTTGATAACGGCCGCACCGGTAAAGGGTTCAGCAAGGCGCTCGCCGATGCACGCCAGAACCTGGGGATGGCCCTGGTGATGACCCTGCCGGGCATTCCCACCATCTATTACGGCAGCGAACAGAACAGCACCTGGTTTGCCGCCAATGGCGATGGTCAGGTCGGTCACGATCCCTACAACCGCGAGGGTATGCCCTCCTTCAGCGAAACCACGCAGGCGTTCCAGCTGATCAGCGCCCTGGCCAACCTGCGCGCCCAGAGCCCGGCACTCGCTTCCGGCAGTTACAACGAGCGCTGGGTGAATCAGGACATTCTGGTGTTCGAGCGGATCCAGGGTAGCGACGCGGTAATGGTGGCCGTTAACCGCGGTGGCAGCACCTCCATCAACGTGAGCAATCTGGCACTGGCCGACGGGCAGTACAGCAGCCTGGTGGGCAGTGATTCGGTGAGTGTGAGTGGTGGCTCCGCGGTTCTGAATCTGGATGCCAACGAAGTCATCGTGTTGCACTAA
- the pgaD gene encoding poly-beta-1,6-N-acetyl-D-glucosamine biosynthesis protein PgaD, which produces MNPVWPPIIDRAKVPRWCRLRDGALTFLAWALMIWLLQPVLTIAWHATEVALGLRDALPPVHAKLFFQELLPFFKLIVLFSLSLSVLAISRREYLKSVADARNPPSPLPPESQARRFSVHPAEMAKLQTQRISLVHIDRGTITKIESPERLPGASGKDR; this is translated from the coding sequence ATGAATCCAGTCTGGCCGCCGATTATTGACCGGGCAAAGGTTCCCAGGTGGTGCCGTTTGCGCGATGGTGCTCTCACCTTTCTGGCGTGGGCCCTGATGATCTGGTTGCTGCAACCAGTGCTGACTATCGCCTGGCACGCTACCGAAGTGGCGCTTGGCCTGCGCGACGCTCTCCCGCCGGTTCACGCGAAACTTTTTTTCCAGGAACTGCTGCCATTCTTCAAATTGATCGTATTGTTTTCTCTATCACTTTCCGTTCTTGCGATCAGCCGCCGCGAATACCTGAAGTCGGTTGCCGATGCCAGAAACCCACCCTCACCGCTCCCCCCGGAATCCCAGGCGCGCAGGTTTTCCGTGCACCCCGCGGAGATGGCAAAGCTGCAGACACAACGCATTTCTCTGGTACACATCGACCGGGGCACCATCACCAAAATAGAAAGCCCCGAGCGGCTGCCCGGGGCTTCAGGAAAAGACCGCTAG
- the pgaC gene encoding poly-beta-1,6-N-acetyl-D-glucosamine synthase — MNWTYVEQALAIFCFGYPFVMAYYWITGAVLFFIVRERHQPQLDSPPELTTYPGVSILVPCYNEGTQVRETIENLSRITYPNFEVIAVNDGSVDETGQILDDLCEANSRLSVIHLASNQGKSCALNTGALAARYQILVCIDGDALLDRNALHWIVRQFQVSPRIGGIAGNPRIRNRSSIVGLLQVGEFSGMVGLIRRAQNIYGSFFTVSGAVCAFRKRALQEAGWWNTHALTDDVDMTWRVQMAGWNVEFVPKALAWILTPETFRGLWRQRVRWSEGGTTVILRYFPQLFSRKGLRMWPIWINYVLSILWSYTILLFMGVGLLHQLGISFGLGFNSLGFLPDKWGMTLALTYLLQALIAALLDRRVEPDIFRSLYWIIWYPLIFWVVQALTAIVGLPRSILYLRHQTGTWTSPDRGFR, encoded by the coding sequence GTGAACTGGACCTATGTAGAACAGGCCCTGGCCATTTTCTGTTTCGGTTACCCGTTTGTCATGGCCTACTACTGGATAACCGGTGCGGTGCTGTTTTTCATCGTGCGCGAACGGCATCAACCGCAGCTTGATTCCCCTCCCGAGCTGACCACCTACCCGGGGGTTTCCATTCTGGTGCCCTGCTATAACGAGGGCACTCAAGTCCGGGAAACCATTGAAAATCTGAGTCGTATTACGTACCCGAATTTCGAAGTCATTGCAGTTAATGATGGCTCCGTGGATGAAACCGGGCAAATATTGGATGACCTTTGCGAAGCTAACTCGCGCCTGTCGGTCATTCATCTTGCCAGCAACCAGGGCAAATCCTGTGCGCTCAATACTGGGGCTCTGGCTGCGCGATATCAAATCCTGGTGTGTATCGACGGCGATGCACTACTGGATCGCAATGCCCTGCACTGGATAGTGCGGCAGTTTCAGGTCAGCCCTCGGATCGGCGGTATCGCGGGCAATCCGCGCATTCGCAACCGCAGCAGTATTGTGGGGCTACTGCAGGTGGGGGAGTTCTCCGGCATGGTGGGCCTGATCCGCCGGGCACAGAATATTTACGGCAGCTTTTTTACAGTGTCCGGCGCGGTGTGCGCCTTCCGTAAGCGCGCCCTGCAGGAGGCGGGCTGGTGGAATACACACGCCCTGACGGACGATGTGGATATGACCTGGCGTGTTCAGATGGCGGGCTGGAATGTCGAATTTGTACCCAAGGCTCTCGCGTGGATACTGACCCCGGAAACATTTCGCGGCCTGTGGCGACAGCGGGTGCGCTGGAGCGAAGGGGGAACCACAGTCATCCTCCGATATTTCCCTCAGCTTTTCTCGCGCAAAGGGCTGCGTATGTGGCCTATCTGGATCAACTATGTGCTCTCGATACTCTGGTCTTACACCATACTTCTGTTTATGGGTGTCGGGCTACTGCATCAGCTGGGAATTTCGTTTGGACTGGGTTTTAACAGCTTGGGGTTCCTGCCTGACAAGTGGGGGATGACCCTTGCACTGACCTACCTCTTGCAGGCGCTGATCGCCGCATTGCTCGACCGGAGAGTTGAACCGGATATATTCCGCAGCCTTTACTGGATTATCTGGTACCCACTGATTTTCTGGGTTGTACAGGCGCTGACCGCAATCGTCGGTTTACCTCGCAGCATTCTCTACTTGCGACATCAAACCGGTACCTGGACAAGCCCCGACAGGGGATTCCGATGA
- a CDS encoding glycoside hydrolase family 31 protein: MKVVNSKKPTRLLKKLGLATLLPTLLATAAQPALAESVREYRSHQLLDNQLVIETSDSQVTLTPVNPSALEVHYQRDGIKQLPSFARADQLKRDVAAQLRVSQDALQYALGDLTAVIHKSPFAIEYLRDDKPLLSEEHGFFANQTMRGFRFTLSDNEKLIGGGQRVLGMDRRGHRLPLYNKAHYGYTTESDQMYFGLPAVMSSNKYILLFDNSATGAMDLGASEANVLQFEAQAGRTSYIVVAGETYPQLIENYVDVTGRQPMPPRWALGNFASRFGYRTEQEVRDVVEKFREEDFPLDALVLDLYWFGPDIKGHMGNLAWDKNAFPTPVDMMADLRAQGIETILVTEPFVLSTSERWSDAVASNALAKNLAGNPKQFEFYFGNTGLIDVFSEDGRDWFWEIYKDLKEQGVSGWWGDLGEPEVHPADTVHAIGMADEIHNAYGHRWAQMLFENEKADSPEQRPFIMMRAGFPGSQRYGMIPWTGDVAREWGGLQPQVELSLQMGLLGFGYTHSDLGGFAGGEKFDRELYIRWLQYGVFQPVYRPHAQEHIAPEPVFHDRKTRNITREFVKLRYQLLPYNYTLAFENSQTGMPLMRPLFFENENDLALMDHKDAYLWGNDFLVAPVTAEDVDEVAVQLPGGIWFDYWNDNQYGGDLAKIDVDLETIPVLVRAGAFIPTVSGLNNTRDYSSANLRLDYYAHESAPRSSGYIYEDDGITADAYAKGQYEKLTFAGERTKSGIAFRFGREGNGYAGAPQARSIELVLHNVAQPVAVQQGEQTLALVRKESALAENTAWYNKRAKTLHVKFNWSEKSQSLTVIN, from the coding sequence ATGAAAGTAGTAAATTCCAAGAAGCCCACAAGGCTGCTGAAAAAACTCGGGCTGGCTACCCTGCTGCCCACCCTCCTCGCCACCGCCGCGCAACCGGCGCTCGCAGAATCTGTGCGGGAATATCGCAGCCACCAGCTGCTCGATAACCAACTGGTGATCGAAACCAGTGACAGTCAGGTAACCCTGACCCCGGTAAACCCCAGCGCACTGGAAGTGCACTACCAGCGCGACGGCATCAAGCAACTGCCGTCGTTTGCCCGCGCCGATCAGCTCAAGCGGGATGTCGCGGCGCAACTGCGTGTTTCCCAGGACGCACTGCAGTACGCCCTCGGCGATCTCACCGCGGTTATCCACAAGTCGCCGTTTGCCATCGAATACCTGCGCGACGACAAGCCGCTGCTGAGTGAAGAACACGGTTTCTTTGCCAATCAGACCATGCGCGGCTTTCGCTTTACTCTGAGTGATAATGAAAAACTGATCGGCGGCGGCCAGCGGGTACTGGGTATGGATCGTCGCGGCCATCGCCTGCCGCTCTACAACAAAGCCCATTACGGGTATACCACCGAATCGGACCAGATGTACTTCGGGCTGCCGGCGGTCATGAGCAGCAACAAATATATTCTGCTGTTCGACAACAGTGCCACCGGTGCGATGGACCTGGGGGCCAGCGAGGCAAACGTACTGCAGTTTGAAGCGCAGGCGGGCCGCACCAGTTATATCGTGGTGGCCGGAGAAACCTACCCGCAGCTGATCGAGAACTATGTGGATGTTACCGGCCGGCAGCCAATGCCTCCGCGTTGGGCGCTGGGCAACTTCGCTTCCCGCTTCGGGTACCGCACAGAACAGGAAGTGCGCGATGTGGTGGAAAAATTCCGCGAGGAAGATTTCCCGCTGGATGCATTGGTACTGGATCTTTACTGGTTCGGCCCGGATATCAAGGGCCATATGGGCAACCTGGCGTGGGATAAAAACGCATTCCCGACACCGGTGGACATGATGGCCGACCTGCGCGCGCAGGGAATTGAAACCATCCTCGTCACCGAACCGTTTGTGCTCTCGACCTCCGAGCGCTGGAGCGACGCAGTGGCAAGTAATGCGCTGGCAAAAAATCTCGCCGGCAACCCCAAGCAGTTTGAATTCTATTTCGGCAATACCGGCCTGATTGACGTTTTCTCCGAGGACGGTCGCGACTGGTTCTGGGAAATCTACAAAGACCTGAAAGAACAGGGCGTTTCCGGCTGGTGGGGCGATCTCGGCGAACCCGAGGTCCACCCCGCAGACACAGTGCACGCCATCGGTATGGCCGATGAGATTCACAACGCCTACGGACACCGCTGGGCCCAGATGCTGTTCGAAAACGAGAAGGCAGATAGCCCGGAACAGCGTCCCTTTATCATGATGCGCGCCGGCTTCCCGGGCTCGCAACGCTACGGCATGATTCCCTGGACCGGTGACGTGGCCCGGGAATGGGGTGGTCTGCAGCCACAGGTAGAACTGTCTCTGCAGATGGGACTGCTCGGCTTCGGCTATACCCACTCGGATCTCGGCGGCTTTGCCGGCGGCGAGAAGTTTGACCGGGAACTGTACATCCGCTGGTTACAATACGGTGTGTTCCAGCCGGTGTATCGCCCCCACGCTCAGGAACACATCGCCCCGGAGCCCGTGTTCCACGACCGCAAAACCCGCAATATCACCCGCGAGTTCGTCAAGCTCCGCTATCAGCTGCTGCCTTACAACTACACCCTGGCGTTTGAAAACAGCCAGACCGGCATGCCGCTGATGCGCCCGCTGTTTTTCGAAAACGAAAATGACCTGGCGCTGATGGATCACAAAGACGCCTACCTGTGGGGTAACGATTTCCTGGTTGCCCCGGTTACGGCGGAAGATGTGGATGAAGTTGCCGTGCAGCTTCCCGGCGGCATCTGGTTCGATTACTGGAACGATAACCAGTACGGTGGGGACCTGGCGAAAATTGATGTGGACCTCGAAACCATTCCGGTGCTGGTCCGTGCCGGCGCCTTTATCCCAACGGTGTCCGGTCTGAACAATACCCGCGATTACTCCAGCGCGAATCTGCGTCTGGATTACTACGCTCACGAATCCGCACCCCGCTCCAGCGGCTATATCTACGAAGACGATGGGATTACCGCGGATGCCTACGCCAAGGGTCAGTACGAGAAACTGACGTTTGCCGGAGAGCGCACCAAATCGGGTATTGCATTCCGCTTTGGCCGTGAAGGCAACGGCTATGCCGGCGCTCCCCAGGCACGCAGTATCGAGCTGGTGCTGCATAACGTAGCGCAGCCCGTTGCCGTGCAGCAGGGTGAACAGACTCTGGCGCTGGTGCGCAAGGAAAGTGCGCTGGCCGAAAATACGGCCTGGTACAACAAGCGCGCCAAGACCCTGCATGTGAAATTCAACTGGTCCGAGAAAAGCCAGAGCCTGACTGTAATTAACTAA
- a CDS encoding glycoside hydrolase family 13 protein has protein sequence MMMDTPRRPRARLSAPLFSALMALTMGANASDQPAVERVEPPFWWTQMAEPNLQLMLYGDAIADAAVTIDYPGVTLSGTEREQNPNYLFINLAISDDARPGTLPIKLHNGDNPITVEYTLKQRRVGSAERQGFDSSDTIYLITPDRFANGDPANDRAPDMLEGPDRSAPGGRHGGDIAGMQAHLDYIADMGFTQIWPNPLVENNQPAYSYHGYSATDLYRIDPRYGSNEDFRGFVAAAKQKGIGVIQDMVPNHIGDGHWWLEDLPGDDWLNGTGIEKGEFEYTNHARTVHMDPYASHKDHQLFTDGWFVDSMPDPNQRNPRVANYLIQNAIWWVEYADLSGIRVDTYAYSDADFLTRWSERLMREYPNFNIVGEEWTRQAALVAYWQAGNHNRNGYVSHVPSMMDFPLLYGLREGLEKSETWSTGLISLYESLANDVLYPDPNNLVILAGNHDMSRIYSQLDEDLGKYRMAMAYIATMRGIPQFYYGDEILAKSPKHRDDGIVRSDFPGGWAGDKVNAFSGKNLSAEQKQAQQFVRTLFNWRKDKDVIHNGKLKHFAPIDGLYVYFRYDDNDTVMVAINKSDTARELPLAHLAEMLGTKSKATNITSGKSTPLKEMVIPAGDVAVVEVH, from the coding sequence ATGATGATGGATACTCCCCGCCGCCCTCGGGCACGACTGTCCGCCCCGCTGTTTTCGGCGCTGATGGCACTGACCATGGGGGCGAATGCCTCCGACCAGCCCGCGGTTGAACGGGTGGAACCACCCTTCTGGTGGACGCAGATGGCGGAGCCCAACCTGCAGCTGATGCTGTATGGCGACGCTATTGCAGACGCCGCAGTCACCATCGACTACCCCGGCGTTACCCTGAGCGGTACCGAGCGGGAGCAGAACCCCAATTACCTGTTTATCAATCTGGCGATCAGCGACGACGCCAGGCCCGGCACCCTGCCGATCAAACTGCACAACGGCGACAATCCGATCACCGTTGAATACACCCTGAAACAGCGCCGCGTCGGCTCCGCCGAGCGCCAGGGCTTCGACAGCAGTGACACCATCTACCTGATCACCCCGGACCGATTCGCCAATGGCGACCCCGCCAATGACCGCGCCCCGGATATGCTGGAAGGGCCGGACCGCAGCGCCCCCGGTGGCCGTCACGGCGGCGATATCGCCGGTATGCAGGCGCACCTGGATTACATCGCCGATATGGGCTTTACCCAGATCTGGCCCAACCCGCTGGTGGAAAATAACCAGCCGGCCTACTCCTATCACGGTTATTCCGCCACGGATCTGTACCGCATCGACCCGCGTTACGGCAGCAATGAAGACTTCCGCGGGTTTGTGGCGGCGGCAAAGCAGAAAGGGATTGGGGTGATTCAGGATATGGTGCCAAACCATATTGGCGACGGTCACTGGTGGCTGGAAGATCTGCCCGGCGATGACTGGCTCAACGGCACCGGTATCGAAAAGGGCGAATTCGAGTACACCAATCACGCCCGTACCGTACATATGGATCCCTACGCCAGTCACAAGGACCACCAGCTGTTTACCGACGGCTGGTTTGTAGACTCCATGCCGGACCCCAATCAGCGCAACCCGCGGGTGGCCAATTACCTGATCCAGAACGCCATCTGGTGGGTGGAGTACGCGGACCTCTCCGGGATTCGCGTGGATACCTATGCCTATTCCGATGCGGACTTTCTTACCCGCTGGTCCGAGCGCCTGATGCGGGAATACCCCAATTTCAATATCGTCGGCGAAGAGTGGACGCGGCAGGCGGCGCTGGTGGCCTACTGGCAGGCCGGCAATCACAACCGCAACGGCTACGTCTCCCATGTCCCCAGCATGATGGATTTCCCCCTGCTCTACGGCCTGCGTGAAGGGCTGGAAAAATCCGAAACCTGGAGCACCGGCCTGATTTCCCTGTATGAGTCACTGGCCAACGATGTGCTCTATCCCGATCCGAACAATCTGGTGATCCTCGCCGGCAACCACGATATGAGCCGGATTTACAGTCAGCTGGATGAAGACCTGGGCAAGTACCGGATGGCCATGGCCTACATCGCCACCATGCGCGGTATTCCGCAGTTCTATTACGGCGATGAGATTCTGGCGAAAAGCCCCAAGCACCGGGACGATGGCATTGTGCGCAGCGATTTTCCCGGCGGCTGGGCCGGCGACAAGGTAAACGCATTCAGCGGTAAAAACCTGAGCGCAGAACAGAAACAGGCCCAGCAGTTTGTGCGCACCCTGTTCAATTGGCGCAAGGACAAAGACGTTATCCACAACGGCAAGCTCAAGCACTTTGCCCCCATCGATGGCCTCTATGTGTATTTCCGCTATGACGACAACGACACGGTCATGGTAGCGATCAACAAGAGCGATACCGCCCGTGAGCTGCCGCTGGCGCATCTGGCAGAAATGCTGGGAACAAAATCCAAAGCAACCAACATTACCTCCGGCAAGTCCACTCCGCTGAAAGAGATGGTGATCCCTGCAGGTGATGTGGCGGTTGTTGAGGTCCACTAG
- a CDS encoding alpha-amylase family glycosyl hydrolase, producing the protein MKKFIHLFLATSIAAGTLTACHQEPTNTSEPRAATAEVQSNGKPVIYQVLPRLFGNTNPTNKPWGTIEENGVGKFSDFTPKALQEIKALGADYIWYTGSLHHAVVRDYSAFGISNDDPDVIKGRAGSPYAVKDYYSVNPDLADDPAKRLEEFRALIERSHDAGLKVIIDIVPNHVARNYQSLAKPEGVRDFGVDDDTSVAYARDNNFYYVPGESFRVPVAEDGYLPLNGEAHPLIDGAFKEVPAKWTGNGSRAPQPAQGDWYETVKINFGVRPDGSHDFAELPADLAQKDYRAHAAFWADKDIPSSWKKFREITDYWLAFGVDGFRYDMAGMVPVEFWSYLNSSIKMQKPDALLLAEIYQPDLYRDYVHLGKMDYLYDKVGTYDAIRAVMEGKAGTDPLVDIQESLSGIEDHMLRFMENHDEQRIASPQFAGNPKAGIPAMVVSATSSGAPTLLYFGQELGEPGAGDAGFGKASRTTIFDYWSVPTIRRWNNEGQFNSEKLSESEKSLRDFYAKLLTFSRQSPALTGEYRDLHRYNRERGQNYTDKLYSFARWSGDERLLVIANFADSDATTTLQLPTALVEEWQLAPGKYTLTNQLTQGSVEMVVADDLSAQLPLTAPALAGQILKVTP; encoded by the coding sequence ATGAAAAAATTTATCCACCTGTTTTTGGCCACTTCCATTGCCGCCGGCACGCTTACCGCCTGCCATCAGGAACCCACCAATACCAGTGAACCCAGGGCGGCCACGGCCGAAGTCCAGAGCAATGGCAAACCGGTCATTTATCAGGTGCTGCCGCGCCTGTTCGGCAACACCAACCCCACCAACAAGCCCTGGGGCACGATCGAAGAGAACGGCGTGGGCAAGTTCAGTGACTTCACTCCCAAAGCGTTGCAGGAAATTAAAGCCCTGGGTGCGGACTACATCTGGTACACCGGCTCCCTGCACCATGCGGTGGTGCGCGACTACAGCGCTTTCGGTATCAGCAATGACGATCCGGATGTGATCAAGGGGCGCGCGGGATCTCCCTATGCGGTCAAGGACTACTACAGTGTGAACCCAGACCTTGCCGATGACCCAGCCAAACGGCTGGAGGAATTCAGGGCTCTGATCGAACGCTCACACGATGCCGGTCTCAAGGTAATTATCGACATTGTTCCCAACCATGTAGCGCGCAATTATCAGTCTCTCGCCAAGCCCGAGGGCGTGCGCGATTTCGGGGTGGACGACGACACCAGTGTTGCCTACGCCCGTGACAACAACTTCTACTATGTTCCCGGCGAATCCTTTCGGGTACCGGTGGCGGAAGACGGTTACCTTCCACTGAACGGCGAAGCCCACCCACTGATTGACGGCGCCTTTAAGGAAGTACCGGCCAAATGGACCGGAAATGGCAGCCGCGCACCGCAACCGGCACAGGGCGACTGGTACGAAACCGTAAAAATCAATTTCGGCGTGCGCCCGGATGGCTCCCACGATTTTGCCGAGTTACCGGCAGACCTCGCGCAGAAAGACTACCGCGCACATGCCGCCTTCTGGGCTGACAAAGACATTCCCAGCAGCTGGAAAAAATTCCGTGAGATCACCGACTACTGGCTCGCCTTCGGTGTGGATGGCTTCCGCTACGATATGGCCGGCATGGTGCCGGTGGAGTTCTGGAGCTACCTGAACTCTTCCATCAAAATGCAGAAACCCGACGCCTTGTTGCTGGCGGAGATCTACCAGCCAGACCTCTACCGCGACTATGTGCACCTGGGCAAAATGGATTATCTGTACGACAAGGTGGGTACCTACGATGCGATCCGCGCAGTGATGGAGGGCAAGGCTGGCACCGATCCCCTGGTGGACATTCAGGAGAGCCTCAGCGGTATCGAAGACCATATGCTGCGCTTTATGGAAAACCACGACGAGCAGCGTATCGCCAGCCCGCAATTTGCCGGCAACCCCAAGGCGGGTATCCCCGCCATGGTAGTTTCTGCAACCAGCAGCGGCGCACCCACATTGCTCTACTTCGGTCAGGAACTGGGCGAGCCCGGTGCCGGCGATGCGGGCTTTGGCAAAGCGAGCCGCACCACTATTTTCGATTACTGGTCCGTGCCCACCATCCGTCGCTGGAATAACGAAGGGCAGTTCAATAGCGAAAAGCTCAGCGAATCCGAAAAATCCCTGCGCGACTTCTACGCCAAACTGCTGACCTTTTCCCGCCAGAGCCCGGCGCTCACCGGAGAGTACCGCGACCTGCACCGCTACAACCGGGAACGGGGACAAAACTACACGGACAAGCTGTATAGCTTTGCCCGCTGGTCCGGTGACGAGCGCCTGCTGGTGATCGCCAACTTCGCTGACAGCGACGCTACCACCACCCTGCAGCTACCAACAGCACTGGTCGAGGAGTGGCAACTGGCACCCGGTAAGTACACCCTTACCAACCAGCTGACCCAGGGCTCCGTAGAAATGGTCGTCGCCGATGACCTGTCCGCCCAGCTGCCGCTGACCGCGCCAGCGCTCGCCGGGCAGATTCTGAAAGTCACGCCATAA